Proteins found in one Takifugu flavidus isolate HTHZ2018 chromosome 7, ASM371156v2, whole genome shotgun sequence genomic segment:
- the rgs4 gene encoding regulator of G-protein signaling 4, with protein sequence MCKGLATLPATCLKSAKDIKHKISFLLQKPEHQTAEPKQKEKSAAAAAAATAAKRVPAADQVKKWNLSFSHVMNSEMGRQVFASFLRSEFSEENMDFWVACEEYRKMAPSDLAARAQQIYQLYIESDAPKEVNLDAVTREETRQNVDQAHPSCFDEAQKMIYILMEKDSYRRFLHSTLVQDLLERQAKREAKSSDCLENRHVLAGGA encoded by the exons ATGTGTAAAGGACTGGCAACACTTCCTGCCACATGCTTGAAAAG CGCTAAAGACATCAAGCACAAAATCAGCTTTTTACTGCAGAAGCCTGAGCACCAAACGGCGGAGCCAAAACAGAAAGAGaagagcgccgccgccgccgccgccgccactgcaGCCAAGAG GGTGCCTGCAGCGGACCAGGTGAAGAAATGGAATCTGTCCTTCAGCCACGTGATGAACAGTGAAA tGGGTCGTCAAGTTTTCGCCAGTTTCCTGAGGTCAGAGTTCAGTGAGGAGAACATGGACTTCTGGGTCGCCTGTGAAGAGTACAGGAAAATGGCGCCGTCCGACTTGGCAGCCAGAGCCCAGCAGATATATCAGCTGTACATTGAATCAGATGCACCTAAAGAG GTCAATTTGGACGCGGTGACAAGAGAGGAAACGAGGCAGAACGTTGACCAGGCACACCCGTCGTGTTTCGACGAGGCCCAGAAGATGATCTACATCTTGATGGAGAAAGATTCCTACAGACGCTTCCTCCACTCCACGCTGGTCCAGGATCTGCTTGAGAGGCAGGCCAAGAGGGAGGCGAAAAGCTCTGACTGCCTGGAGAACAGGCATGTGTTAGCTGGTGGAgcctaa